In Nitrobacteraceae bacterium AZCC 1564, the following proteins share a genomic window:
- a CDS encoding glycolate oxidase (product_source=KO:K00104; cath_funfam=1.10.45.10,3.30.43.10,3.30.465.10; cog=COG0277; ko=KO:K00104; pfam=PF01565,PF02913; superfamily=55103; tigrfam=TIGR00387), producing the protein MSIMMPEADQAVLNRREEIVTALRKIVPGEGVISTALEMTPYESDALTAYRQPPMVVVLPDTTEQVSQVLKYCYDNGIKVVPRGSGTSLSGGSLPLKDAVLLGLGKFKRVREIDFENRVAVVEPGVTNLAISQAVAHEGFYYAPDPSSQIACSIGGNIGENSGGVHSLKYGMTTNNVLGCEIVLITGEILRIGSKAPETDGYDLMGIITGSEGLLGVVTEVTVRILKKPETARALMVGFAEVEAAGQCVANIIGAGIIPGGMEMMDRNAIHAAEAFVHAGYPLDVEALLIIELDGPGVEVDELIGRVEKIARDCGSTTLQISNSEQERLLFWAGRKAAFPAVGRMSPDYLCMDGTIPRGKLPEALARIRDLSEKYGLRVANVFHAGDGNLHPLILYDANVPEEMEKAEAFGSDILRACVELGGVLTGEHGVGVEKRDLMPEMFSDIDLAQQQRLKCAFDAQGLLNPGKVFPTLHRCAELGRVHVHGGKLAFPDIPRF; encoded by the coding sequence ATGTCCATCATGATGCCTGAAGCCGATCAGGCTGTTCTGAATCGTCGCGAGGAAATCGTTACTGCGTTGCGCAAGATCGTGCCCGGGGAGGGTGTGATCTCCACTGCTCTGGAGATGACGCCCTACGAATCCGATGCACTGACGGCGTATCGGCAGCCGCCGATGGTGGTGGTGTTGCCGGACACGACCGAGCAGGTCTCCCAGGTCCTGAAATATTGCTACGACAATGGCATCAAGGTGGTTCCGCGCGGGTCCGGGACCTCGCTGTCGGGCGGCTCGCTGCCGCTCAAGGACGCCGTGTTGCTGGGTCTAGGCAAGTTCAAGCGCGTGCGGGAGATCGACTTCGAAAACCGCGTCGCTGTGGTCGAACCCGGCGTCACCAATCTGGCCATCAGTCAGGCGGTGGCCCACGAAGGATTTTATTACGCGCCAGATCCCTCATCGCAGATTGCATGCTCGATCGGCGGCAACATCGGTGAAAACTCCGGCGGCGTGCACAGTCTCAAATACGGCATGACCACCAATAACGTGCTGGGCTGCGAGATCGTGCTGATCACCGGCGAAATCCTGCGGATCGGCAGCAAGGCGCCGGAGACCGACGGCTATGACCTGATGGGGATCATTACAGGCTCCGAGGGCCTTCTCGGCGTCGTGACCGAGGTGACGGTGCGCATTCTGAAAAAGCCGGAAACGGCGCGCGCGCTGATGGTGGGCTTCGCAGAGGTCGAGGCCGCTGGACAGTGCGTGGCAAACATCATCGGTGCCGGCATCATTCCTGGTGGCATGGAGATGATGGATCGGAACGCGATCCACGCGGCGGAGGCTTTCGTCCATGCCGGATATCCGCTCGACGTCGAAGCGCTGCTGATCATTGAACTGGATGGCCCTGGCGTTGAAGTCGATGAGTTGATTGGACGCGTGGAGAAAATTGCGCGGGATTGTGGATCGACGACGCTGCAGATTTCCAACTCCGAACAGGAGCGGCTGCTGTTTTGGGCCGGTCGCAAAGCGGCGTTCCCGGCGGTCGGACGCATGTCGCCGGATTATCTGTGTATGGATGGCACGATTCCACGCGGCAAGCTCCCGGAAGCGCTGGCGCGGATTCGCGATCTTTCCGAGAAATACGGGCTGCGCGTTGCAAACGTGTTTCACGCCGGCGACGGCAACCTTCACCCGCTCATTCTGTACGATGCGAATGTCCCGGAGGAAATGGAAAAGGCCGAAGCTTTCGGCTCGGATATCTTGCGGGCCTGTGTTGAACTCGGCGGTGTGCTGACGGGCGAGCATGGGGTCGGCGTCGAAAAGCGTGACCTGATGCCGGAGATGTTCTCCGATATCGATCTGGCCCAGCAGCAGCGCCTCAAATGTGCGTTCGACGCGCAAGGTCTCTTGAATCCCGGCAAGGTGTTTCCGACCTTGCACCGTTGTGCGGAGCTTGGCCGTGTCCACGTCCATGGCGGCAAGCTCGCATTTCCAGACATTCCGCGATTTTGA
- a CDS encoding glycolate oxidase FAD binding subunit (product_source=KO:K11472; cath_funfam=1.10.45.10,3.30.465.10; cog=COG0277; ko=KO:K11472; pfam=PF01565,PF02913; superfamily=56176), protein MDTLKVRDAKDVEQAVRQALAAEQPLEIIGHGSKRAIGLPMVTNAVLDLSALNAVTSYEPSELIITVQAGAPIADVLSLIDSKNQEFAFDPMDTSLLLGTPRGAGTIGGTISAGLAGPRRIKAGGARDHLLGAEAVSGFGDSFKAGGKVVKNVTGYDLCKLLAGSWGTLSVMTEVTLKVMPKAESERTLVLRGLDDVAANKAMTMALGSSFDVSGVAHLPASSLRGANGALSSLGSLQKAVTLIRLEGIGASVVDRAKSVSGILASFGTVDMIEDDVSRATWAAVRDVLPFAVDGPLGAWPVWRIVCPPASGGAFGQALARDTGGDVIYDWGGGLIWAALPPAPDAHAALLREHLKPIGGHATLIRASDEMRTAVDVFHPQQAGVAALGQRVKASFDPKNILNRGRMVRA, encoded by the coding sequence GTGGATACTTTGAAAGTTCGTGATGCCAAGGATGTCGAGCAGGCGGTGCGCCAGGCGCTCGCCGCCGAACAGCCGCTGGAAATTATCGGCCATGGCAGCAAGCGGGCGATCGGTCTGCCGATGGTGACCAATGCCGTGCTTGATCTGTCGGCGTTGAATGCCGTGACCTCCTACGAGCCCAGTGAGTTAATCATTACGGTGCAGGCCGGTGCGCCGATTGCAGACGTGCTATCGCTGATCGACTCGAAAAATCAGGAATTTGCATTCGACCCGATGGATACATCGCTGCTGCTGGGAACGCCGCGCGGTGCCGGAACGATCGGTGGAACAATCTCGGCCGGCTTGGCGGGCCCCCGTCGCATCAAGGCTGGCGGTGCACGGGATCATTTGCTCGGTGCCGAGGCGGTCTCTGGTTTTGGTGATTCGTTCAAAGCTGGCGGCAAGGTCGTGAAGAATGTCACCGGCTATGATCTCTGCAAGCTTCTGGCTGGTTCGTGGGGCACGCTCTCGGTAATGACCGAGGTGACCTTGAAAGTGATGCCCAAGGCCGAGAGCGAGCGCACGCTGGTTCTGCGGGGGCTGGACGACGTCGCCGCCAACAAGGCCATGACCATGGCCCTGGGGTCGTCGTTCGACGTGTCGGGTGTCGCACATTTGCCAGCATCGTCGTTGCGCGGCGCCAACGGGGCGTTGTCGAGTCTTGGTTCACTTCAGAAGGCGGTGACGTTGATCCGGCTCGAAGGCATCGGCGCTTCGGTGGTCGATCGCGCAAAATCGGTCAGCGGCATTTTGGCGTCATTTGGCACCGTCGATATGATTGAAGACGACGTCTCCCGGGCGACGTGGGCGGCGGTGCGCGATGTGCTGCCATTCGCAGTCGACGGTCCGCTTGGAGCATGGCCGGTATGGCGCATCGTGTGCCCGCCCGCGTCCGGTGGTGCCTTCGGCCAGGCGCTTGCCCGCGATACGGGCGGCGATGTCATCTACGACTGGGGTGGAGGCCTGATCTGGGCGGCCCTGCCGCCAGCGCCGGATGCCCACGCTGCACTATTACGCGAACACCTGAAGCCAATCGGCGGACACGCCACGTTGATCCGTGCCAGCGATGAGATGCGCACTGCGGTCGACGTTTTTCATCCGCAGCAGGCGGGGGTTGCTGCGCTTGGACAGCGCGTCAAGGCCAGCTTCGATCCCAAGAACATCCTCAACCGCGGCCGCATGGTTCGCGCCTGA
- a CDS encoding glycolate oxidase iron-sulfur subunit (product_source=KO:K11473; cath_funfam=1.10.1060.10; cog=COG0247; ko=KO:K11473; pfam=PF02754,PF12838; superfamily=54862), producing the protein MKTEFSAVQLADPDIREADKILRACVHCGFCTATCPTYVLLGDELDSPRGRIYLIKDMLENDRKPTQEVVKHVDRCLSCLACMTTCPSGVNYMHLVDQARVKVENEYARPLSERILRSLLGTVLPRPGLFRASMVAARLVKPLASLLPASPAGQANPTFFDRVRAMLALAPRALPQPGPVGGTVFPAVGTKRGRVALLQGCAQQVLSPAINQAAIRFLTRHGIEVVLVADEQCCGSLTHHMGRDDDALRRARANIDVWTKEADSKGLDAILITTSGCGTTIKDYGYMLREDRAYAAKAKRVSALAKDVTEYVGSLDIAWPQGGKDLVVAYHSACSLQHGQKITQLPKELLSKSGFVVKDVPESHLCCGSAGTYNILQPDIAKRLRERKIANIASVKPDIISAGNIGCIVQIGSVQRTDGKSVPVVHTVELLDWATGGPRPELLN; encoded by the coding sequence ATGAAGACCGAATTTTCCGCCGTGCAGCTCGCCGATCCGGATATCCGGGAGGCCGACAAGATCTTGCGCGCCTGCGTGCATTGCGGGTTCTGTACCGCGACCTGTCCGACCTACGTGCTATTGGGTGACGAACTCGATAGCCCCCGGGGCCGCATCTATCTCATCAAGGACATGCTTGAGAATGACCGCAAGCCAACTCAGGAGGTGGTCAAGCATGTCGATCGATGCCTGTCGTGTCTGGCCTGCATGACCACATGCCCCTCAGGGGTCAACTATATGCACCTCGTCGATCAGGCGCGGGTCAAGGTCGAGAATGAATATGCCCGGCCGCTCTCGGAGCGCATTCTGCGCTCGCTCCTGGGCACCGTGCTGCCGCGACCCGGGCTTTTCCGGGCGAGCATGGTGGCGGCCCGGCTGGTCAAGCCGCTGGCATCGCTACTGCCAGCCTCACCGGCTGGGCAAGCGAATCCGACGTTTTTCGACCGGGTCCGCGCGATGCTGGCGCTCGCGCCTCGTGCGTTGCCGCAGCCCGGGCCTGTCGGGGGGACTGTCTTTCCGGCGGTCGGTACGAAGCGTGGCCGCGTCGCCCTCCTACAGGGATGTGCCCAGCAGGTGCTGTCACCGGCCATCAACCAAGCTGCCATTCGTTTCCTGACGCGCCACGGCATCGAGGTGGTGCTGGTCGCTGACGAACAGTGCTGCGGTTCACTGACGCATCATATGGGACGGGACGATGACGCACTGCGGCGGGCACGGGCCAACATTGATGTCTGGACCAAAGAGGCGGACAGCAAAGGTCTCGATGCCATCCTGATCACCACCTCCGGGTGCGGCACCACCATCAAAGACTACGGTTATATGCTGCGCGAAGATCGGGCCTATGCGGCGAAGGCCAAGCGGGTTTCGGCGCTTGCGAAGGACGTAACCGAGTATGTGGGAAGTCTGGACATCGCATGGCCGCAAGGTGGCAAGGACCTTGTCGTGGCTTATCACTCCGCGTGTTCGCTGCAGCACGGCCAGAAAATCACGCAGCTTCCGAAAGAATTGCTTTCCAAGAGCGGATTCGTGGTGAAAGATGTACCAGAGAGTCATCTGTGTTGCGGTTCGGCGGGAACGTACAACATCCTCCAGCCCGATATTGCGAAGAGATTGCGCGAACGCAAGATCGCGAATATTGCTTCGGTGAAGCCGGATATTATTTCAGCCGGCAACATCGGCTGTATCGTACAGATAGGCTCAGTGCAGCGTACCGACGGAAAGTCAGTCCCTGTAGTGCACACGGTTGAATTGCTCGATTGGGCGACAGGCGGTCCTCGGCCAGAACTATTGAATTGA
- a CDS encoding superfamily II DNA/RNA helicase (product_source=COG0513; cog=COG0513): MAKGKKKKDKKSKKQKKLMLARKSAKKASKKSAKKAAKKSAKKSVRKVAKKSAKKAAKKSAKKVAKKSAKKAAKKSAAKKAAPKKAAAKKAAPRKRAPKPAPAEEPAMPAPASTDTGWPEPAPAPSPAPASSWPSSFGSSGHSDDDNNA, translated from the coding sequence ATGGCTAAAGGTAAAAAGAAGAAGGACAAGAAAAGCAAAAAACAAAAGAAGCTGATGCTGGCGAGGAAGAGCGCCAAGAAGGCTTCCAAGAAGTCGGCGAAGAAAGCCGCGAAAAAGTCGGCCAAGAAATCTGTAAGGAAGGTCGCGAAGAAATCCGCCAAGAAGGCGGCGAAGAAGAGCGCCAAGAAGGTCGCAAAGAAGTCAGCGAAGAAGGCCGCAAAAAAATCTGCCGCCAAGAAGGCAGCCCCTAAGAAAGCAGCTGCGAAAAAGGCTGCGCCGAGAAAGCGCGCGCCGAAGCCGGCTCCCGCCGAGGAGCCCGCGATGCCCGCTCCGGCTTCCACCGACACCGGCTGGCCTGAGCCCGCACCTGCTCCGTCGCCAGCTCCGGCGTCCAGCTGGCCGTCCAGCTTCGGTTCGAGCGGCCACAGCGACGACGATAACAACGCCTAA
- a CDS encoding hypothetical protein (product_source=Hypo-rule applied; cleavage_site_network=SignalP-noTM; pfam=PF09694; superfamily=56935) — protein MMGIVMKKASLSVAAMIAMGLGSASAADLGKVYTKAPPPVETVSPWDIAFGGGIVSDYVFRGVTQSNHKPSVTAYFEPRYNVTKDLQLYVGSSFESISFANRAAAEVDIYGGVRPTFGPLAFDFGVWGYLYPGGSCTGGLPGSSTDANVVCPGETNPVFLANGNVMKKDVSFFEVYGKVNYTFNDYFTMGGNVFYSPNFLNTGADGTYASVVAKVTAPGTLFGSSGIGAYVSGEFGRQWLGTSDSFYGTGIVGDPFQFGIKYADYNTWNIGVGFTYKVFTLDLRYSDTDMSKGDCNAFTSDFSASQPGNATPINPGGIGSKWCGATFIAKLSADVTLGALK, from the coding sequence ATGATGGGGATCGTCATGAAGAAGGCAAGTTTGTCGGTTGCAGCGATGATTGCGATGGGGCTCGGTTCGGCGTCCGCTGCTGATCTCGGCAAGGTTTACACGAAGGCTCCGCCACCGGTTGAGACGGTCTCGCCCTGGGATATTGCGTTCGGCGGCGGCATTGTGAGCGACTATGTGTTCCGCGGCGTGACCCAGTCGAACCACAAGCCGTCGGTGACCGCTTATTTCGAGCCCCGCTACAACGTCACCAAGGACCTGCAGCTTTACGTCGGTTCATCGTTCGAAAGCATCTCGTTCGCCAACCGCGCTGCCGCTGAAGTGGATATCTACGGCGGCGTTCGTCCGACCTTCGGTCCGCTTGCCTTCGACTTTGGTGTCTGGGGCTATCTGTATCCAGGTGGAAGCTGCACCGGCGGTCTTCCCGGCTCTTCAACTGACGCGAACGTTGTTTGCCCAGGTGAAACCAACCCAGTTTTCCTCGCCAATGGCAACGTCATGAAGAAAGACGTCAGCTTCTTCGAAGTTTACGGCAAGGTGAACTACACCTTTAATGACTACTTCACGATGGGCGGCAACGTCTTCTACTCGCCGAACTTCCTCAACACCGGTGCAGACGGTACCTATGCTTCGGTGGTCGCGAAGGTCACGGCGCCTGGCACTCTGTTCGGAAGCAGCGGTATCGGCGCCTACGTGTCGGGTGAATTCGGTCGCCAGTGGCTTGGTACCTCTGACTCCTTCTACGGTACCGGCATCGTCGGTGATCCGTTCCAGTTCGGCATCAAGTATGCGGACTACAACACTTGGAATATCGGTGTGGGCTTTACCTACAAGGTCTTCACCCTCGACCTGCGCTACTCCGACACCGACATGAGCAAGGGTGATTGCAACGCTTTCACCAGCGATTTCTCGGCTTCGCAGCCAGGCAATGCAACCCCGATCAATCCGGGCGGGATCGGCTCCAAGTGGTGCGGTGCTACTTTCATCGCCAAGCTCTCGGCCGACGTGACGCTGGGCGCTCTGAAGTAA
- a CDS encoding putative ATP-binding cassette transporter (product_source=KO:K02471; cath_funfam=1.20.1560.10,3.40.50.300; cog=COG4178; ko=KO:K02471; pfam=PF00005,PF06472; smart=SM00382; superfamily=52540,90123; transmembrane_helix_parts=Inside_1_28,TMhelix_29_51,Outside_52_68,TMhelix_69_91,Inside_92_146,TMhelix_147_169,Outside_170_188,TMhelix_189_211,Inside_212_274,TMhelix_275_297,Outside_298_582), producing MNGIGSTLATVWRIAAPYFRSDDKWAGRILLAAVIAIELAIVGISVLLNTWNNRFYNALQERNWDNFVYEITYFCVLAAAFIALAVYQLYLNQWLQIRWRKWMTQRYLVEWLDHANHYRMQLQGDAADNPDQRITDDVKLFVDRTLNIGLGLLNSVVTLASFIVILWTLSNAAPLHLFGKDIDFPGYMVWGALIYAVLGTWLTQLIGHPLVGLDFRQQRYEADFRFNLVRVRENSEQIALLRGEPAERERLLVRFGHVVDNWLGIMTRTKKITAFTASYSQASVIFPYILVAPAYFAEKIQLGGMMQTASAFGSVQGALSFFITTYRTLAEWQAVVARLDGFEIGINAARTLATAPQSIHVTPNAGSNTISLKELLLQLPNGAPLVGANGFTFKAGERTLVTGPSGAGKSTLFRAIAGIWPFGKGMISIPKDATLMMLPQRPYFPVGPLSAAITYPAPNATFSADKLSEVLKLVGLPTLASKLDEEGHWNRTLSLGEQQRLGIARALLQAPQYLFLDEATASLDEPSEALLYRLITEKLPATTIISIGHRTTLESFHQRQVSLERTGEQFSLADKQRAANPV from the coding sequence GTGAATGGTATCGGCTCAACGCTCGCAACGGTGTGGCGTATTGCTGCACCTTACTTCCGCTCCGACGACAAATGGGCAGGCCGCATCCTGCTGGCCGCAGTGATTGCCATCGAGCTTGCCATCGTCGGTATCTCAGTGCTGCTAAATACCTGGAACAACCGCTTCTACAATGCGCTGCAGGAACGCAATTGGGACAATTTCGTCTACGAGATCACTTATTTTTGCGTGCTGGCCGCGGCCTTTATAGCACTCGCGGTTTATCAGCTTTACCTGAACCAATGGCTGCAAATCAGGTGGCGCAAATGGATGACGCAACGCTACCTCGTGGAGTGGCTCGATCACGCCAATCACTATCGCATGCAGTTGCAGGGCGATGCTGCCGATAACCCGGACCAGCGCATCACTGACGACGTCAAGTTGTTCGTCGATCGCACGTTGAACATCGGCCTGGGCCTTTTGAACTCGGTCGTGACGCTCGCCTCCTTCATCGTCATCCTTTGGACACTGTCCAACGCCGCACCACTGCACCTGTTCGGGAAGGACATCGACTTTCCCGGATACATGGTTTGGGGTGCACTGATCTACGCCGTGCTCGGCACTTGGTTGACACAGCTGATCGGCCATCCACTGGTCGGCCTCGATTTCCGGCAGCAACGCTATGAAGCGGACTTCCGCTTCAATCTGGTCCGCGTCCGCGAAAACTCCGAACAGATCGCACTTCTACGCGGCGAACCGGCAGAGCGCGAACGACTCCTGGTGCGATTCGGGCACGTCGTCGACAACTGGCTCGGCATCATGACCCGCACCAAGAAGATCACCGCGTTCACAGCCAGCTACTCGCAGGCGTCGGTGATCTTTCCTTATATTCTGGTGGCGCCGGCCTACTTCGCCGAGAAAATACAGCTCGGCGGCATGATGCAGACCGCATCTGCCTTTGGCAGCGTACAAGGCGCACTGTCCTTTTTCATCACAACGTATCGCACCCTGGCCGAGTGGCAGGCGGTTGTGGCTCGCCTTGACGGATTTGAAATCGGCATCAATGCGGCCAGGACTCTCGCCACCGCTCCTCAATCGATTCACGTCACGCCCAACGCAGGCTCCAACACGATCAGCCTCAAGGAGCTGCTGTTGCAACTGCCCAACGGCGCACCGCTGGTCGGGGCCAACGGTTTCACGTTCAAGGCCGGCGAACGCACGCTAGTGACCGGTCCATCGGGTGCAGGGAAATCAACGTTGTTCCGCGCGATTGCCGGGATCTGGCCCTTCGGCAAGGGCATGATCTCGATTCCAAAAGATGCGACGTTGATGATGCTGCCGCAGCGGCCGTACTTCCCTGTCGGTCCGCTGTCGGCCGCGATCACCTATCCCGCACCAAATGCCACCTTCAGCGCGGACAAACTAAGTGAGGTCCTCAAGCTCGTCGGGCTTCCGACACTCGCCTCGAAACTCGACGAGGAAGGCCACTGGAACCGGACGCTCTCCCTTGGCGAGCAGCAGCGCCTTGGAATTGCCCGTGCCCTTCTGCAGGCGCCGCAATATCTGTTCCTCGATGAAGCAACCGCATCGCTCGATGAGCCGTCGGAAGCTCTTCTGTATCGGCTGATCACTGAGAAGCTCCCAGCAACGACGATCATCTCAATCGGACATCGGACCACGCTCGAGAGCTTCCATCAGCGGCAGGTTTCATTGGAGCGGACGGGAGAGCAGTTTAGTCTTGCCGACAAACAGAGGGCGGCAAACCCAGTGTGA
- a CDS encoding lactate permease (product_source=KO:K03303; cog=COG1620; ko=KO:K03303; pfam=PF02652; tigrfam=TIGR00795; transmembrane_helix_parts=Outside_1_9,TMhelix_10_32,Inside_33_38,TMhelix_39_56,Outside_57_70,TMhelix_71_93,Inside_94_113,TMhelix_114_133,Outside_134_136,TMhelix_137_159,Inside_160_165,TMhelix_166_188,Outside_189_191,TMhelix_192_214,Inside_215_220,TMhelix_221_238,Outside_239_241,TMhelix_242_264,Inside_265_303,TMhelix_304_326,Outside_327_366,TMhelix_367_389,Inside_390_401,TMhelix_402_424,Outside_425_433,TMhelix_434_456,Inside_457_523,TMhelix_524_546,Outside_547_554): MWNQIYNPMGNAALSTIAAAIPVVTLLVLIASGKVKAHIAAIIALIVTNIITIFVFTMPADMSIRASLLGVVTGFFPIGWIVLNVIFLYRITVETGRFELLQRAIGSVTEDRRLQLLLIAFSFGAFFEGASGFGTPVAITGAVLIGLGFSPLAASGLSLIANTAPVAYGALGTPIQGLASVTGLDPYLLGAMVGRQLPFFSLLVPFWVIWAFAGWRGMMAVWPAILVTGVSFAIPQYVISNFINPWIVDIGASLISMGALILFLKVWHPRELWLSPALRGKDESAATMTAAKPLDKTPLTQSQLWSSLLPWIIVCVVMLIWGNGSFKTWANSIFTWNYPVPGLHNMINKVPPVAAKETKEGAVFAFTYLSFTGTGMLIAAIISGLLMGFSLPKMIAEYGRTIRICAISLITISAMLAIGTLTRLSGVDATLGLAFAATGVLYPFFGTLLGWLGVALTGSDTSSNILFGNLQRITSEQLGLSPILMAAANSSGGVMGKMIDAQSIVVASTATNWYGHEGSILRYVFWHSIVLACLVGILVTLQAYVYPFTMLVIK, from the coding sequence ATGTGGAATCAAATTTATAACCCGATGGGGAATGCGGCGCTTTCCACCATCGCTGCCGCCATTCCGGTGGTCACGCTGCTGGTGCTGATCGCCAGTGGCAAGGTCAAGGCGCACATCGCGGCGATCATCGCCTTGATCGTCACCAACATCATCACGATCTTCGTTTTCACGATGCCGGCGGACATGTCGATCCGCGCCTCACTGCTCGGCGTCGTGACGGGCTTCTTCCCGATCGGCTGGATCGTGCTCAACGTCATTTTCCTCTACCGCATTACGGTCGAGACCGGGCGGTTTGAATTGCTTCAGCGCGCGATTGGCAGCGTAACTGAAGATCGCCGCCTGCAACTGCTGCTCATCGCTTTCTCGTTCGGTGCCTTCTTCGAGGGTGCATCCGGTTTTGGTACGCCGGTTGCGATCACCGGTGCGGTGCTGATTGGTCTCGGCTTCTCGCCGCTGGCTGCTTCCGGCCTGTCGCTGATCGCCAATACCGCGCCGGTAGCTTACGGTGCGCTCGGCACCCCGATCCAGGGCCTTGCCTCGGTCACCGGACTTGATCCGTATCTTCTCGGCGCCATGGTCGGCCGGCAGCTTCCCTTCTTCTCGTTGCTCGTGCCGTTCTGGGTGATCTGGGCGTTCGCGGGCTGGCGCGGCATGATGGCGGTGTGGCCGGCCATTCTCGTCACGGGCGTTTCGTTCGCAATTCCCCAGTACGTGATCTCAAACTTCATCAATCCCTGGATCGTGGACATCGGTGCTTCGCTGATCTCGATGGGTGCGCTGATCCTATTCCTGAAGGTTTGGCACCCGAGGGAGCTGTGGCTGTCGCCGGCGCTGCGCGGCAAGGACGAGTCCGCTGCTACGATGACGGCCGCCAAGCCGCTCGACAAAACACCGCTTACCCAGTCGCAGCTGTGGAGCTCGCTGCTGCCGTGGATCATCGTCTGCGTCGTGATGCTGATCTGGGGTAATGGCTCGTTCAAGACCTGGGCGAACTCAATCTTCACCTGGAACTACCCGGTTCCTGGCCTCCACAACATGATTAACAAGGTGCCCCCAGTGGCGGCGAAGGAAACAAAGGAAGGCGCAGTCTTCGCGTTCACCTACCTGTCCTTCACCGGCACAGGCATGCTGATCGCAGCGATCATCTCTGGTCTTTTGATGGGCTTCTCGCTTCCCAAGATGATCGCGGAGTATGGCCGCACCATCAGGATCTGCGCGATTTCGCTCATCACGATCTCAGCGATGCTGGCGATCGGTACGCTGACGCGTTTGTCGGGTGTCGACGCGACGCTGGGTCTCGCCTTCGCAGCGACTGGTGTGTTGTATCCGTTCTTCGGCACATTGCTCGGCTGGTTGGGCGTGGCGCTGACCGGATCCGATACGTCTTCGAACATCCTGTTCGGCAACTTGCAGAGAATCACGTCGGAACAGCTCGGCCTTTCGCCGATCTTGATGGCTGCCGCGAACTCGTCAGGTGGTGTCATGGGCAAGATGATCGACGCACAGTCGATCGTGGTGGCCTCTACCGCGACCAATTGGTACGGCCATGAGGGTTCGATCCTGCGTTATGTCTTCTGGCATTCGATCGTGCTGGCGTGCCTTGTGGGTATCCTCGTGACCCTGCAGGCTTACGTCTATCCGTTTACGATGCTGGTTATTAAGTAA
- a CDS encoding hypothetical protein (product_source=Hypo-rule applied; pfam=PF03724): protein MLAIDTLHGYNGAQLKSEVMVMTLKFRRHATLALVLLTMALAATSSRADSGFPFGLEITLEAAPQSGSKRIPSLEIGDNGEVILSLWCKTGKGQFSVANDTVIFVPGQLDDRNCTPANAQADDALISALSEAATWKRQGDFVSFVGAKTLRFRLNTN from the coding sequence ATGCTGGCAATTGACACACTCCACGGGTACAACGGCGCGCAGCTAAAATCGGAAGTGATGGTAATGACTTTGAAATTCAGGCGGCATGCGACTCTTGCCCTTGTCTTGTTGACAATGGCGCTTGCAGCGACATCATCCCGTGCGGACAGCGGATTTCCTTTCGGGCTCGAAATAACTCTCGAGGCAGCGCCGCAATCTGGCTCAAAGCGCATTCCGTCTCTCGAGATCGGTGACAACGGCGAAGTCATTCTCAGCCTGTGGTGCAAGACCGGCAAAGGTCAGTTTTCAGTGGCCAATGACACGGTCATTTTCGTTCCGGGGCAGCTCGATGATCGCAACTGCACGCCTGCCAATGCGCAGGCCGATGATGCCCTGATCAGTGCACTGAGCGAGGCCGCTACATGGAAGCGGCAGGGTGATTTCGTCTCGTTCGTCGGCGCGAAGACCTTGCGGTTTCGACTGAACACGAACTAA